The genomic DNA AGCACTGGGTCTGTTCAGGCTTGAGAAGTAGAGTTGATCACGTGCAACTCACCAGGGTGTCCCGATGACGAAAACAAGAGAAATTGTCTGTGCCCCTCCCCAACGACTACCTGGAATTCCGGAACTACCTGCTAAGCAGCCGGTGATCCGTTCATTTACACACTAAATTTTCGAAGGCCGCAGATCAGACGGAATTCAAGGTTTTGACCTTCTTGCCGGTGGGTGCGATTTTCATCCTGGAGGTGAACTCAAACACCTGGGGAACCTTCTCCATGGCCAGTTTTTCCCCGCACAGCTTTTTAAAGGCCTGTTCCGCCATATTGGGATCATGGGGATCGGCCACCACCACCTCCGCCTTCAGGGCTTCTCCAAGAATCTCATCGTAGATGCCGGTGACCGAACAGTCCACCACCCCGGGGATGGTCACAATCACCTCTTCGATCTCCTTGGGACTGATCCGGCATCCGCCGACTTTAATAATCTCCTTGAGCCGGGCCGTATGGAAGAAAAAGCCATCAGCGTCCCGGTAGGCCAGATCGCCCGTCTGCAGCCATCCGTCTTTCAGGGCGGCGGCGGTCCCCTCCTCATCGCCCAGGTAGCCCTTCATGATATTATCGCCCCGGGCCACCAGTTCACCGACAACCCCCGGTTCCAGCACGGGGTTTCCATGTTCATCCACCAGGTCGAGGCTTACCCCGGGAATGGCTTTGCCCAGCGAACCCAGCTTCTCCACCAGGTATTCCGGAGGCATGTATGACAGCCTGGCAGTGGCTTCGGTCTGACCGTACATCACATAAAAAGTGATATCGGGCAGGCTCTCCAGAAACTCACTGATAAACACTTTGTGCAGCTTTCCCCCGGCCTGGGTCACATACCTGAGATCGGGAAAGCGCTCGGTCTTGAACGACTTTGACTTGCGCAGAAGGACCTGGAAATGGCTGGGCACCCCGGCAAATCCGGTGCATTTATACTTTTTCAGATCATCGATCACCGCACCCAGGAACAAAAAGTTGTTGTTGAAAACCACGCTGCCTCCCACCTTCAGGTGCGTGTGCAGCAGGGAGAGTCCGTAGCAGTAGTAAAAGGGAAGGACAATTTCAATCACATCATCGCCGGTAAGCTTCAGGTACTCGATAATCGAATCGGTATTGGCAATGATATTCCGGTGGGTGATCATCACCCCCTTGGGTTCGCCGGTAGAGCCCGAGGTAAAGATAATCTCGGCCAGGCGGTCCGGATCAAAGGAGTTCGCGTTAAACATGTTCAGAATCACGTCGTTCTTTCCCTTCCCGACTTCCGGAACTGCATCATATACCATTTCAAGCATTTCCCACCTGGGGTCGCTGCTCAGGCCGGGACCCACAAAGGCAACTTTTGCTTCACAGAGGTCCACGATGTACCGGAGGTTGTTCTCCTCAATGGAGGGGTTCAGCGGAACACAAACATTCCCCGATTTCATGATGGCCAGGTAGGCCACCAGGAAAAATATGGAATTGGGAGCCACCAGCAGGATATTATTTTCCTCCCCGTAAGTCTCCCGGATGTACCTCGCCAGCCTTAGCGAATCACCATAGAGCTCCGAATAGGTTATCTCCTCCTTATTTCCCAGCAGGAACTTCTTATAAAGAAATCCCGATTCTCCCAGCAGGTAGTCGTATACATTCATGGTTCAGTGTGGTTTTCAGATAAAAATATAGTCGTTGATAGGCGGAGTTCTCAGGTATTCCGTGGTCTCTGTCCTGCGCTCGAAATTCCTGTAGTTCCGTTCGATCTCTTCGGCGGTCATCCCCATAACCTCTCCCACCTCGGCCGGATCGTACTTGTTTTCGTGGGCATACCACAGCAGGTCCATGACATCGTGGGGAAACTCGTAGAAAAATTCCTCCTGGGTCTGCTCGGCACTGTAAGTGTCGGTGGTGGGGGTGCGCCCGATGATTCCCTTCGGAACCCCCAGATATTCTGCGATCTGGTAAACCTGGGTCTTATAAAGCCGCCCAATGGGGAAGAGATCCCCTCCTCCATCCCCAAACTTCACAAAGAAACCCTGGTCCACCTCGTGCTTGTTGGGAGTGCCTACCACGGCATAGTGCAGATTTTCTGCATGAAAATAGACCAGCGACATCCGGGCACGTTGCTTAAAGTTGGAAGCCGCAATGATGGTTCTCATCTGCGGGGATGGCAAACGTTTAACAATCACTGATCCATCGGGTCTCACCACAGTCAGGTGAAACAGGGGAGGTAATTTGAATCCTTTTCCTTCGTGTTTGATCCCTATCTTCATCTTGTAGGTGGCCGGATCGTACTCAGGCACGATATCCTTGACCGCCTGGTTGCGCCGTGCATAGCAGCCAAATCCGTCCAGCGCACCGGTAATTACTTCCCTGATCACCTTCACTCCGAACTTGCCGGCCAGCTCCCTGGCCAGCTCTTCACTCTCGGGACTACTGTCCTTTTCCGGCATCATCACGCCCAGCATTTTTTCCGGACCAATGGCCCTGGCCGTCAGTGCCATACATACCGACGAATCGATTCCTCCGCTTAATCCGATCACCGCACCAAATCTTTTATGCCTGGTGCTTATATCCTCCCGGATCCGTGTAGTCAGTTTAGCAATCAATGTTTCCATATCCTGGATTTTCAGGATATCGCGACTAAATTTGGCTTTACTCATTTTATTATTTTTTTAAAAATTTATCATAGCTGACGGGACACTTTACACGCATCTCCGTTTCACGGTAAGGCTTATTCCCCGAGACAAACATATCCATCAGGATCTGAGTGGAGAGGATGCCGGCCACGGCCATATTCTCATTCTCGGTAACGGTCTTACCTTCTTCCATTTTTCCCAGCAATTTCTCCACCGAAGCGGGATTAAAAATGCCGAACTTCCGGAGCATCCCGGGTGTCACCACCTCCCTCAGGTATCCGGGAGCCCTGGAGGAGGTCAGACTGGAAGCCACCGGGGCCCGGTAGGCCTGCTTGGGACGGTGAACCACCTCGCCGGGCAAGCGGCCATCCATCAGCTTTTTCATTAAATACTTCTCGTTCAGTCCCCTGATCTTGTGATTCCAGGGAAGCCTGGTGGCAAACTCAATCACCCGGTGGTCCAGGAAGGGATAGCGTCCCTCCACCGAATGGGCCATCCCCATACGGTCGCCCTGGGACGAAAGCAGGTAGCCCGACAAAAAGAGCGTCGATTCGATCCACTGGGCCCGGCTGAGCAGATCCAGCTCTCCAAAACCTTCCGGAAGAGAGGAAATAAAAGAATCGACCGGATCCGGCGAACCATTCAGGAACTCTTTGCTGAGATGCTCCCTGATATGCTTTGAATTGTTCCAGCGAATCAGGTGGGAATACACGGGCGAGCCGGTTTCCGCAAGAGCATGACCAAAAAACATTTTCTGCAGGGTACTGTTCCTGCCCTGGAACTGCGCCAGGTAAGGATAAAGCTTTTGCAGCAGCAGCGGCCTGATCTTCGAGGAGGGTTCCCTGGACCAGAACTCACGTATAATGGCTTCTTTAAAAATATTATACCCTCCCAGGAATTCATCTGCACCTTCCCCGGTGATCACCACTTTGATTCCATGCTCGTTCACCAGACCGGAAAGCAGGTACATGGGAACCGCACCGGTCCGGAGAATGGGGATCTCCGTGTGCCAGAGTACCTGTGAAAAGTTATCAGCAACATCACTGTCTTTGCAGGTGATGGAGTGGTGGGTGGTTTCCAGCTGCCGGGCCACCTTTTGCTGGAAGGAGGTCTCATCAAATTCGGCCGATTCAAATCCCAGGGAAAAGGTATTCAGCACCCCCGGTTCGATCTGCTTGATCAGCCAGGTGGTGGCGCTGGAGTCAATGCCCCCGCTCAGGTAGGCAGCCACCGGTACATCGGCCCGGAGCCTGAGCCTCACAGAATCACTGATCAGGGCTTCAAACTCCTCCATGCTGTCGGAGAGGGAAACGCTTCCCCCTGCTCCCGGATCCCCCCGGAACCTGAGTTCCCAGAAGGGCCGGATCTCCGTATCATGCTCCCTGACCACCATATAATGGCCCGGAGGAAGCTCTTTAACCCCTTTGAACATAGTTCCCGGTGAAGGAATGGACCAGAAGGTAAATACCCGGTTCAGCGATTCGGGATCGGGTTCGGCCTTTACCAGTCCGGACTCCATCAGGCATTTGATCTCGGAGCCAAACACAAAGTCGGCTCCCTCCCTGTAATAGAAAAGCGGCCGGATCCCCACCCGGTCGCGTCCCAGGAACAGCTCCTTCTTCCGGGTATCCCAGATGGCAAAGGCAAACTGACCGTTCAGCTTTTCCAGGCACTTTTCACTGTAATGTTTAAACAGGAGCAGAAGGACCTCCGTATCGCTGGTGGTCCTGAAGTGGTAACCCAAACGAATCAGCTCCTCTCTCAGCTCAATGTAATTGAAAATCTCTCCGTTGAAGACAATCCAGAACTCCCCGGCTTCGTCACTCATGGGCTGTTGCCCCTGGGCCAGGTCGATAATACTCAGGCGGACACTTCCCAGGCCCACTCCCTGCCCGATATAGATCCCCGATTCATCAGGTCCTCTATACTGGATCTGCTGGAGCATATTCCTGACCGCAGCGGGAGAGACCGACGCTGCCTTAGGACTGTATATTCTTGAAATACCACACATAAGGTATTATATGCCGGGATTAAGCCAGTGCAGGGTTCTTCTTCGTAATAAAATCTGCTATGGCATCGATCGACTCAAAATTCTCCTCCACCAGGTCGCTGTCTTCGGCTGTAATCTGAAATTTGGTCTCCAGAAAATCAAGCAACAAAGCAAAGCCCATCGAATCAAAAATGCCCTCTACGAATATTTTTGTATCAGACTCAAGTGAGTCTGTTTCCTTAAAAGTATTCTCTTTTACGTAGGCAAACAATTCCTTTTTTATTTCATCCATGTTCATCTATAATTATTAGTTGAAGACTAAGTAATTGATATTCAGCTTTTTATTAATTACTACATCGTGTTATTATCGCTGGTTTAAAATACGTATAAGTTCGGGTCAGGTTACATCGATTTGACCAAGACAGGAATTGCATTGAGTAGCAAGGATAATAAATCCACAGAAAACCCGGATCCACAGAAACGTGGGTCCGGGCCTGGGAAAATCAAAGAAATCTTTGGATGAACGGTATCTTTTCCTTGATGAATGTCAGATGCCGGGAGTTTTACCTATTTAAACTCTTCGGCCAGAAAAGCCAGCAGATTGTATGAAAGTGTCTTCGACCCCAATTCGGTCAGGTGTCCAAGGTCATAGGTATAGATATCCGGCATATAAGGATAATCACTTCCTTTGAAGTTATAGGTCGCCTTAGATCCGTCGGGTAGGGTGGATTCAATTCCGCCCAGATCAAATACTGGTATAACACCCTGAAAGTCATTCAGGAGATTTTTGTTAAATTCTTCCCTCTTGATATTGCCAAGATGGCCGGTTGACTGCCGGCCCAGCATTCTTTTGGCTATTGCTTTCATTCCCTTCTGTAAACCCATATATGGAACGGTGCAGGCCATAAACCTTATGTTTGGATACATTTCAATCAGATAAAGCATCTTCTCCTTATAATAGCCATATACCTTATCAACATCTGTGTCCGGCGTAATATCCACATAACACAACTTGAAGAATGCCACAGGATTTCCCTCATCAGGAATCTGGGCCACAAGGCTGACAAAATCATCGATTTTTGAATGAGGATCTGAATTACTGCCAACCTTAAAGTGTACAAGGGATATTTCGACATTCAATGCGGGATCTTTTGACTCAACTTTCGAAAGCTGGACTCCTGTTTCATCCTCCCACTGGGTAATCCCACTAATAATGTTATTCCCCACTGATTGATGTCCGAAATAAATTTTCAAACCGGCGACTTGTTCGATATAAGTGCCTGCAAATTCAGTACCGCCCCCATATTTTACATAAATCTTATTCATATCATCTTGATTCTTTTGACACCCTGTAAAGATGAGCATCATACATACATATAAAAACCATCTCATAACAAAATATTTTCAGGTTGTACAAATATAACGCATTACGGACTTAAAAAAAATGCGGTTAATCCCCAGACTATTCCATAAAGACAATGCTAAATGATCACTATTCTTGCCGCTAAATCAGCCCCTGGTCGACCATGGCATCGGCCACTTTCAGGAAACCGGCTATATTGGCACCCCTCACATAGTCCACATAGCCGTCTCCGCTGGTTCCGTATTTCACACAATTCTCATGGATATTGGTCATGATATGGTGCAGGCGATCGTCGACCTCGGCACGGCTCCAGTTAATTTTCATGGAGTTCTGTGCCATCTCCAGTCCGCTCGTGGCCACTCCGCCGGCATTGGCCGCTTTCCCGGGAGCATAGAGAATCCGCTTCTCCTGCAGTTTTTCGATGGCCTCGGGGGTGCAGGGCATATTGGCTCCCTCGCAGACACAGATACATCCATGGGCAATCAGCTGTTCCGCATCCTCCTGGTTCAGTTCGTTCTGAGTGGCGCAGGGAATGGCAATGTCCACCTCCACCTCCCAGGGGCGCCTGCCCTGTACAAATTGCGCACTGTCAAACTCCAGGGCATAGGGGGCCACAATATCCTCGTTGGAGGCCCGGAGCTCCAGCATATAGTCGATCTTTTCGGCCGATACTCCCTCGGGGTCGTAGATATATCCGTCGGGACCCGAAAGAGTCACCACCTTTCCTCCCAGCTCGGTCACCTTCAGGGCAGCTCCCCAGGCCACATTCCCGAAACCCGAGATGGCCACACGTTTTCCCTTGAAAGTCTCCCCTATAGTAGCCAGCATCTCCTTGGCAAAATAGACACATCCGAAACCGGTGGCCTCGGGCCTGATCAGCGATCCGCCCCAGTTAATTCCCTTGCCGGTCAGCACTCCTGTATTCTCCCTGGCCAGCTTGCGGTACATGCCGTACAGGTAACCGATCTCCCGGCCACCCACACCAATGTCACCGGCAGGAACATCGGTATCCGGACCAATGTTGTTCCATAGCTCCATCATAAAGGCCTGGCAAAAACGCATGATCTCCGCATTGGATTTCCCCTTGGGATCAAAATCGGAGCCTCCCTTGGCCCCTCCCATCGGAAGGGAGGTGAGACTGTTCTTAAAGATCTGTTCAAAACCCAGGAACTTCAGGATGCTCAGGTTCACACTGGGGTGAAAACGAAGCCCGCCCTTATAGGGACCAATGGCATTGTTAAACTGGATCCGGTAACCCAGGTTCACATGGACCATGCCCTGATCGTCGGCCCAGGGTACCTTAAACACCATGACCCGGTCGGGCTCAATAATCCGGTCCACAATATTGGCCGAACGGAAATGGGGATTTTCATTGTAAACCTCTTCGATGGATTCAAGAACTTCGCGAACAGCCTGGTGGTATTCCACCTCTCCCGGGTGCCTTTTAACCAGGTCATTCATGATGGTATCTACGTTCATAGCAGTTTATTATTTAGTAAGTGTGTTATAAAATGTACCTCAGGCCTGTTAAAACACTGCTGTTTTTATTTGCTTCTCAAACACGTACAGGCAGCTGACATAACAGGCGTTTCGGAAATAATAATCATGGAAAAATCCCGCTTTAAACATAAAGGGGCATCAAAACCTGACAGGCAAGACACCCTCATTATGATCCTGTAAAATTGGAGTTTCTGTGGAGATTACACAAGCCCGGAACGTATGATTAACAGCAGGTTTATTGGCAGGAGCCTGCAGTAAAACCAATGGCCCGGGAAATGACAAAACTGAACAGGAGAAGCTTTATCAGGTCCGCCCTGGTCACCGGATCCGGATTGATGATCGAGCCTCTTGGAGCATGGAGCCTGCCAGCTGCCGCAGATGATTATTTGCTTGGAGTACACCCCTTTATCCACGATCACCCGGATGCAGTATTTATCATGAGGACAGAGGTGGAAAAAAAAACCAATGCTGCAGCCATCCAGGATGCGGGCTTACGTTTTGGCAGATCGGTATTCGGACTCACCGATGATCCCGGTCGCGGAGTACCCCTCACCCACCGGATCGTCCTAAAACCGAACCTCACCTGCCGCTTTCGATGGCATGAACAATATACCATTGAAGGATCCACGGGGATCGTTACAGATGCTCATTTCACAGAAGGGATCATTGAAAGCATCAGGGAACTCAGCATTGAAGCATCACAGGTGCATAACAGGGAGGTAAACTGTCCGGATGACCTGGAGGACGGGGGATTCAATGCCATGGCACAAGAAACAGGCATCGACCTGCAATGTATTGAGACGCCCTTTAACGAGCTGAATCCCGCCCAGATTACCTGGTCGGATATGGAGGAGGGAATTTTCTTCAGGCGTTTGCCCCATATCTGGCCGGTTAATGCACCCGATACCTGGCTCCTGAACATTGCCAAGCTTAAAACGCACTCCACGGGGCTTACCCTGTGCGCCAAGAACCTGCAGGGAACCATTGTGAAAAACTACCAGCGACACTGCGGCTATTGGGGCGAGCCCCTGAATGTGAACAGCGCGGATGTTCAGGACGGTGCTTTCAGCATCATTGAGTCCAACTACCACAGGCATTTGTCCCAGGGGATTCCCCGGTGGGACAGGCCCGGGCAGTCCGGGGGGCTATGGATGGAAACCTGGGCCTCCAGATGTCTGGATAACAATGCGGTCACAAAAGCCGGACTCCATATTGTTGAAGGAATCTATGGAAGGGATGGTGATTTTATAGACGGGCCCAACGAGGGCCTGGCAAAGGATTACATGTGCAATTACATTCTCTTTGGACTGAATCCGTTCTACGTGGACATTATCGGTCACTGGATCGGAGGACATGAACCCGGAAATTTCGGACTGTTCCACCTGGCCCGTGAACATGGGCGCATCTCCACCTTCAATCCCGCCAATATTCCCATCTATGAGTGGGATCCGGCATCCGGGGCCACTTTAAGAAACCTGAGTTCCTTTACCAGGTATCCCCTGAAGACCAGATACCTTCAGAAGGATTACGGCGGGCACAGCGAAGAGCTCTGGCATCTGGTTGATGAGCATTGCGACTATGCAGCTTTTGGCGATCCCTGCCTGAACATCCGGGAAAAACACTTTGGTCTCGATGCCTGCTATCCCAATCCCGCCAGTCACAGAACATTTATCCCGTTTAAAATGTATCAGCCGGGACAGGTTCTCATCGAAATTCTGGATAGCCACGGTAGCCTGGCAGCTGTTTTAACAAACCACTATCTTTCCGCCGGAAGTCACCTTGTCAGCTGGGACTGCCAAAGGCATCCTTCCGGAATCTATATCTGCCGGATGCGGACAGGCGGACAAACGCAGCAAAGGAAAATAATGCTTATTCACTAAGAGCTTCCTCGTACAGGGCTGACACAAAACCCCAGTCGATGATGTTCCAGTAGGCCTCGATGTAACTATTGCGCATGTTCTGGTACCTGAGGTAGTAGGCGTGCTCCCAGACATCAATGTTCAGCAGCGGAGTACCCTGTACCGGCGAAACATCCATCAGGGGATTGTCCTGGTTGGGAAGAGAGCTTACCACCAGCTTGCCATTTGCATCGAGCAGGAGCCATCCCCATCCCGAGCCAAAATGGCTGGCCGCGGTGGCTGAGAACAGGTCCTTAAACTCTGCAAAGGAACCAAAGTCTGCAGCAAGGGCTTCAGCCAGCGCTCCGACGGGTTCACCACCACCATCGGGGGACATAAATTTCCAGTACAGGTTATGGTTGAAATACCCGCCTCCGTTATTTCTGACCGCGTTCCCATAGCTGGAAACGGAGGCGAATATCTTATAAATATCGGTGGAATGTAAGTCTGCATGCACCAGGGCATCATTGAACTTAGAGGTATAGCCTGCATGGTGCTTCCCGTAGTGAACCTCCATGGTCATGGCATCCACATGGGGCTCCAGGGCATTAAAGTCATAACCCAGATCGGGCTGCAGAAAGGTCCCGTCCTCACTTTGGGCCACCAGAGAGGCTGTGGCGCCGGCCTGCGCCATACTGTTCGAACAGGAGGAACTCAGGGTCGGGGCAATCAGGGTTCCGGCACCAAGGATGGCCGAAGTTCTAAGAAATTCACGCTTATTCATTTTTATAGTTTTTTAGATCAAGTACTTAAGGATTTTACATTTTCTATTAAACACCTGCCTGAACATTTTGTTTAAGCAAGTTCTCAACAAAAACTATAAACGACCCTGACTATAAGCGAAACACCCGCTGCAGAACCTCCAGCACCCTGCTGCGGTCCTCCCGGGTCATATTGGATCCTGAAGGAAGGCAGAGCCCCTGTTTAAAAAGACGCTCTGCCGTTCCGTTTACATAAGCCGGAGAACCGGCAAAAACAGGCTGCAGATGCATGGGATTCCATAAGTGCCTGGATTCAATGTTGTGCCTCTCCAGTTCTTCCATCAGCTGGCTGTGGCTGATCCCTGTCTTACCGGGATCCATCAGAATGGTGGTCAGCCAGAAATTTGAGAAATAAGCCTCCCCGGGTTCCTTCAGGAAGGTGATTCCTTCCACCCGTTCCAGATGCTCCCGGTAGAAGAAATGCATATCTCTTCTTTGCTTTACCCGCTGGTCAAGTACTTCCATTTGTCCGCGTCCAACACCGGCCAGCAGATTGCTCATCCGGTAGTTATAACCGATCTGGCTGTGCAGGTAGAACGAGGCGCTGTCCCTCGCCTGGGTGGCCAGGAACCTGGCTTTTGATGTGAGTTCCCTATCGTCTGAAAGCAGCATGCCGCCTCCCGAGGTGCTGAGTATTTTATTTCCATTAAAAGAGAGAATACCAATCCGTCCAAAAGAGCCGGCCGCCTTCTCCGTGAAGCGGCTGCCCAGGGCCTCTGCAGCATCCTCAATCACCGGGATCCCGTACTGTTCTGCAATGGAGAGAATCTCCTTCATATTCGCAGGCATCCCATACAAATGCACCGGGATAATGGCCTTCACCCGCTTACCTTTCTTAATTCTGTCCTTCACGGCCTCCTCCAGCAGATGAGGGTCCATGTTCCAGCTTTCCTCCTCACTGTCGATAAA from Bacteroidales bacterium includes the following:
- a CDS encoding AMP-binding protein; translation: MNVYDYLLGESGFLYKKFLLGNKEEITYSELYGDSLRLARYIRETYGEENNILLVAPNSIFFLVAYLAIMKSGNVCVPLNPSIEENNLRYIVDLCEAKVAFVGPGLSSDPRWEMLEMVYDAVPEVGKGKNDVILNMFNANSFDPDRLAEIIFTSGSTGEPKGVMITHRNIIANTDSIIEYLKLTGDDVIEIVLPFYYCYGLSLLHTHLKVGGSVVFNNNFLFLGAVIDDLKKYKCTGFAGVPSHFQVLLRKSKSFKTERFPDLRYVTQAGGKLHKVFISEFLESLPDITFYVMYGQTEATARLSYMPPEYLVEKLGSLGKAIPGVSLDLVDEHGNPVLEPGVVGELVARGDNIMKGYLGDEEGTAAALKDGWLQTGDLAYRDADGFFFHTARLKEIIKVGGCRISPKEIEEVIVTIPGVVDCSVTGIYDEILGEALKAEVVVADPHDPNMAEQAFKKLCGEKLAMEKVPQVFEFTSRMKIAPTGKKVKTLNSV
- the nadE gene encoding NAD(+) synthase, with protein sequence MSKAKFSRDILKIQDMETLIAKLTTRIREDISTRHKRFGAVIGLSGGIDSSVCMALTARAIGPEKMLGVMMPEKDSSPESEELARELAGKFGVKVIREVITGALDGFGCYARRNQAVKDIVPEYDPATYKMKIGIKHEGKGFKLPPLFHLTVVRPDGSVIVKRLPSPQMRTIIAASNFKQRARMSLVYFHAENLHYAVVGTPNKHEVDQGFFVKFGDGGGDLFPIGRLYKTQVYQIAEYLGVPKGIIGRTPTTDTYSAEQTQEEFFYEFPHDVMDLLWYAHENKYDPAEVGEVMGMTAEEIERNYRNFERRTETTEYLRTPPINDYIFI
- the asnB gene encoding asparagine synthase (glutamine-hydrolyzing), translated to MCGISRIYSPKAASVSPAAVRNMLQQIQYRGPDESGIYIGQGVGLGSVRLSIIDLAQGQQPMSDEAGEFWIVFNGEIFNYIELREELIRLGYHFRTTSDTEVLLLLFKHYSEKCLEKLNGQFAFAIWDTRKKELFLGRDRVGIRPLFYYREGADFVFGSEIKCLMESGLVKAEPDPESLNRVFTFWSIPSPGTMFKGVKELPPGHYMVVREHDTEIRPFWELRFRGDPGAGGSVSLSDSMEEFEALISDSVRLRLRADVPVAAYLSGGIDSSATTWLIKQIEPGVLNTFSLGFESAEFDETSFQQKVARQLETTHHSITCKDSDVADNFSQVLWHTEIPILRTGAVPMYLLSGLVNEHGIKVVITGEGADEFLGGYNIFKEAIIREFWSREPSSKIRPLLLQKLYPYLAQFQGRNSTLQKMFFGHALAETGSPVYSHLIRWNNSKHIREHLSKEFLNGSPDPVDSFISSLPEGFGELDLLSRAQWIESTLFLSGYLLSSQGDRMGMAHSVEGRYPFLDHRVIEFATRLPWNHKIRGLNEKYLMKKLMDGRLPGEVVHRPKQAYRAPVASSLTSSRAPGYLREVVTPGMLRKFGIFNPASVEKLLGKMEEGKTVTENENMAVAGILSTQILMDMFVSGNKPYRETEMRVKCPVSYDKFLKK
- a CDS encoding acyl carrier protein, with translation MDEIKKELFAYVKENTFKETDSLESDTKIFVEGIFDSMGFALLLDFLETKFQITAEDSDLVEENFESIDAIADFITKKNPALA
- the gdhA gene encoding NADP-specific glutamate dehydrogenase produces the protein MNVDTIMNDLVKRHPGEVEYHQAVREVLESIEEVYNENPHFRSANIVDRIIEPDRVMVFKVPWADDQGMVHVNLGYRIQFNNAIGPYKGGLRFHPSVNLSILKFLGFEQIFKNSLTSLPMGGAKGGSDFDPKGKSNAEIMRFCQAFMMELWNNIGPDTDVPAGDIGVGGREIGYLYGMYRKLARENTGVLTGKGINWGGSLIRPEATGFGCVYFAKEMLATIGETFKGKRVAISGFGNVAWGAALKVTELGGKVVTLSGPDGYIYDPEGVSAEKIDYMLELRASNEDIVAPYALEFDSAQFVQGRRPWEVEVDIAIPCATQNELNQEDAEQLIAHGCICVCEGANMPCTPEAIEKLQEKRILYAPGKAANAGGVATSGLEMAQNSMKINWSRAEVDDRLHHIMTNIHENCVKYGTSGDGYVDYVRGANIAGFLKVADAMVDQGLI
- a CDS encoding DUF362 domain-containing protein, whose protein sequence is MTKLNRRSFIRSALVTGSGLMIEPLGAWSLPAAADDYLLGVHPFIHDHPDAVFIMRTEVEKKTNAAAIQDAGLRFGRSVFGLTDDPGRGVPLTHRIVLKPNLTCRFRWHEQYTIEGSTGIVTDAHFTEGIIESIRELSIEASQVHNREVNCPDDLEDGGFNAMAQETGIDLQCIETPFNELNPAQITWSDMEEGIFFRRLPHIWPVNAPDTWLLNIAKLKTHSTGLTLCAKNLQGTIVKNYQRHCGYWGEPLNVNSADVQDGAFSIIESNYHRHLSQGIPRWDRPGQSGGLWMETWASRCLDNNAVTKAGLHIVEGIYGRDGDFIDGPNEGLAKDYMCNYILFGLNPFYVDIIGHWIGGHEPGNFGLFHLAREHGRISTFNPANIPIYEWDPASGATLRNLSSFTRYPLKTRYLQKDYGGHSEELWHLVDEHCDYAAFGDPCLNIREKHFGLDACYPNPASHRTFIPFKMYQPGQVLIEILDSHGSLAAVLTNHYLSAGSHLVSWDCQRHPSGIYICRMRTGGQTQQRKIMLIH
- a CDS encoding superoxide dismutase; this translates as MNKREFLRTSAILGAGTLIAPTLSSSCSNSMAQAGATASLVAQSEDGTFLQPDLGYDFNALEPHVDAMTMEVHYGKHHAGYTSKFNDALVHADLHSTDIYKIFASVSSYGNAVRNNGGGYFNHNLYWKFMSPDGGGEPVGALAEALAADFGSFAEFKDLFSATAASHFGSGWGWLLLDANGKLVVSSLPNQDNPLMDVSPVQGTPLLNIDVWEHAYYLRYQNMRNSYIEAYWNIIDWGFVSALYEEALSE
- a CDS encoding aminotransferase class I/II-fold pyridoxal phosphate-dependent enzyme; protein product: MKPEDGTKRIYLSAPHMSGREQRYLEEAFEQNWIAPLGPNVDGFEKAVAAYCGVKDAAALSSGTAAIHLALIILGVQPGDEVIASSFTFSGTVNPIAYMGATPVFIDSEEESWNMDPHLLEEAVKDRIKKGKRVKAIIPVHLYGMPANMKEILSIAEQYGIPVIEDAAEALGSRFTEKAAGSFGRIGILSFNGNKILSTSGGGMLLSDDRELTSKARFLATQARDSASFYLHSQIGYNYRMSNLLAGVGRGQMEVLDQRVKQRRDMHFFYREHLERVEGITFLKEPGEAYFSNFWLTTILMDPGKTGISHSQLMEELERHNIESRHLWNPMHLQPVFAGSPAYVNGTAERLFKQGLCLPSGSNMTREDRSRVLEVLQRVFRL